One Amycolatopsis thermophila DNA segment encodes these proteins:
- a CDS encoding PucR family transcriptional regulator: MTTVKTLLEIPELRLRLRTGAGLLGREVRRIYVTELPDPSRYVSAGEVVLSGLLWWRQPGDAEPFVAALARARVAALAASGADTGGIPPDVVHACAQHRIPLLEVPADLSFAVITERVVLELAAARGREPGGARKRLLSAATEDVSLPALLRQGAIELGAPCWVLSGTGRVVAGTAEPPAGDPVSHVVPGREVTVHDGRALLPVGGSFTVPWLLAVGHPEPGELAGELADLVRLARARMDQVRRMSGRAAEPLIHALAEGGPVAEAYAASGLPEDAEIRVLLARAPDDGAGRAADVLAEVLAEARPVVGVVGEDAYALVAGPGNWMRVAGEALTRVDRLISLSRFHLGSGGPASVDGLRGAAQEARHAVELAARRGGRIELVAGEDIAVHQLLAAGAPDELRRTVRARVLGPLLAYDAAQGTDLVHTVRVYLECSSSPTVAARALHVHVNTLRYRIARASELLGVDLNDFVTQVDVYLALLVTV, encoded by the coding sequence ATGACGACCGTCAAGACACTGCTGGAGATTCCGGAACTGCGGTTGCGGTTGCGCACCGGCGCCGGGCTGCTCGGCCGCGAGGTCCGCCGGATCTACGTGACCGAGCTGCCCGACCCGAGCCGGTACGTCTCGGCGGGCGAGGTCGTCCTGAGCGGGCTGCTGTGGTGGCGACAGCCCGGCGATGCGGAGCCGTTCGTGGCGGCGCTGGCGCGCGCCCGGGTCGCCGCGCTGGCCGCGTCCGGTGCGGACACCGGAGGGATCCCGCCGGACGTGGTGCACGCGTGCGCGCAGCACCGGATCCCGCTGCTGGAGGTACCGGCCGACCTGTCGTTCGCGGTGATCACCGAACGCGTGGTGCTGGAGCTCGCCGCCGCCCGCGGCCGGGAACCGGGCGGCGCTCGCAAGCGCTTGCTGTCGGCGGCCACCGAGGACGTCTCGCTGCCCGCGTTGCTGCGGCAGGGCGCGATCGAGCTGGGCGCCCCGTGCTGGGTGCTCTCCGGCACCGGACGGGTGGTCGCGGGAACGGCGGAGCCACCGGCGGGCGATCCGGTGTCCCACGTGGTGCCGGGCCGGGAGGTGACCGTGCACGACGGGCGCGCGCTGCTGCCGGTCGGCGGGAGCTTCACGGTGCCGTGGCTGCTCGCCGTCGGGCATCCCGAACCGGGCGAGCTGGCCGGCGAACTCGCCGACCTGGTGCGGCTCGCCAGGGCGCGGATGGACCAGGTGCGGCGGATGTCCGGGCGCGCCGCGGAACCGTTGATCCACGCGCTCGCCGAAGGTGGGCCGGTGGCGGAGGCTTACGCCGCGTCCGGGCTGCCGGAGGACGCCGAGATCCGGGTGCTGCTGGCCCGTGCTCCGGACGACGGCGCGGGACGGGCGGCGGACGTGCTGGCGGAGGTGCTCGCCGAAGCGCGGCCAGTGGTCGGGGTGGTCGGCGAGGACGCCTACGCCCTCGTCGCGGGGCCCGGAAACTGGATGCGCGTGGCGGGTGAGGCGCTGACGCGGGTGGACCGCCTGATTTCGTTGTCGCGGTTCCACTTGGGATCGGGCGGCCCGGCGTCGGTGGACGGCCTGCGCGGCGCGGCGCAGGAAGCCCGGCACGCGGTGGAACTGGCGGCCCGGCGCGGCGGGCGCATCGAGCTGGTGGCGGGTGAGGACATCGCCGTGCACCAGCTGCTGGCGGCCGGCGCACCGGACGAACTGCGGCGCACCGTCCGGGCACGGGTGCTGGGCCCGCTGCTCGCCTACGACGCCGCGCAGGGCACCGATCTCGTGCACACCGTGCGGGTCTACCTGGAGTGCTCGAGCTCGCCGACGGTCGCCGCGCGGGCGCTGCACGTCCACGTCAACACCCTGCGGTACCGGATCGCGCGGGCTTCGGAGCTGCTCGGCGTGGACCTGAACGACTTCGTCACGCAGGTCGACGTGTACCTGGCGCTGCTGGTTACCGTCTAA
- the aceB gene encoding malate synthase A has product MADVQVLGGSVERGDEILTPEALDFLAGLHQNFAARRDELLAARAKRREEAKRTGRLDFLPETKEIREGDWKVAEAPPALRDRRVEITGPTDRKMTINALNSGAKVWLADFEDANTPHWHNVVGGQVNLHDAIRGTIELDSNGKHYELRKDAPLATIVVRPRGWHLDEHNLTFDGRKGVGALVDFGLYFFHNVRALLANDKGPYFYLPKMESHLEARLWNDVFTHAEKELGIEHGTIRATVLIETIPAAFEMEEILYELREHASGLNAGRWDYLFSVIKYFRDAGEKFVLPDRNSVTMTAPFMRAYTELLVRTCHKRGAFAIGGMAAFIPSKDPEVNENASKKVHADKAREANDGFDGSWVAHPGMVELCKEEFDKVLGDKPNQLDRLREDVSVTADQLLDVASTEGRATEAGLRGAVDVGVRYIASWLGGNGAAGIHNLMEDAATAEISRSQIWQWVQNGTQLDNGQKVTRELVKSVLDDVRKELDGQVPADLLVPAVEVFEEVALADEFVDFLTLPAYERIK; this is encoded by the coding sequence ATGGCTGACGTCCAGGTGCTCGGCGGCTCCGTCGAGCGAGGCGACGAGATCCTGACCCCGGAAGCGCTGGACTTCCTGGCCGGGCTGCACCAGAACTTCGCGGCGCGTCGTGACGAGCTGCTCGCCGCACGCGCGAAGCGGCGTGAGGAGGCCAAGCGCACCGGGCGCCTGGACTTCCTCCCCGAGACCAAGGAGATCCGCGAGGGCGACTGGAAGGTCGCCGAGGCGCCGCCGGCTCTGCGCGACCGCCGCGTGGAGATCACCGGCCCGACCGACCGCAAGATGACGATCAACGCCCTCAACTCGGGCGCGAAGGTGTGGCTGGCCGACTTCGAGGACGCCAACACCCCGCACTGGCACAACGTCGTCGGCGGCCAGGTCAACCTGCACGACGCCATCCGCGGCACCATCGAGCTCGACTCGAACGGCAAGCACTACGAGCTGCGCAAGGACGCCCCGCTGGCGACGATCGTGGTCCGCCCGCGCGGCTGGCACCTCGACGAGCACAACCTGACCTTCGACGGCCGCAAGGGCGTCGGCGCGCTGGTCGACTTCGGCCTGTACTTCTTCCACAACGTGCGCGCCCTGCTCGCGAACGACAAGGGCCCGTACTTCTACCTGCCGAAGATGGAGAGCCACCTCGAGGCGCGGCTGTGGAACGACGTGTTCACCCACGCCGAGAAGGAGCTGGGCATCGAGCACGGCACCATCCGCGCCACCGTGCTGATCGAGACCATCCCGGCCGCGTTCGAGATGGAGGAGATCCTCTACGAGCTGCGCGAGCACGCCTCGGGCCTCAACGCGGGCCGCTGGGACTACCTGTTCAGCGTCATCAAGTACTTCCGCGACGCGGGCGAGAAGTTCGTGCTGCCGGACCGCAACAGCGTCACCATGACCGCGCCGTTCATGCGCGCCTACACCGAGCTGCTGGTGCGCACCTGCCACAAGCGGGGCGCGTTCGCGATCGGCGGCATGGCCGCGTTCATTCCGAGCAAGGACCCCGAGGTCAACGAGAACGCCTCGAAGAAGGTGCACGCCGACAAGGCGCGCGAGGCGAACGACGGGTTCGACGGCTCGTGGGTCGCGCACCCGGGCATGGTCGAGCTGTGCAAGGAGGAGTTCGACAAGGTCCTCGGCGACAAGCCGAACCAGCTGGACCGGCTGCGTGAGGACGTGTCGGTGACCGCCGACCAGCTCCTCGACGTCGCGAGCACCGAGGGCCGCGCCACCGAGGCCGGCCTGCGCGGTGCGGTCGACGTCGGCGTCCGCTACATCGCGTCCTGGCTGGGCGGCAACGGCGCGGCGGGCATCCACAACCTGATGGAGGACGCCGCCACCGCCGAGATCTCGCGCTCGCAGATCTGGCAGTGGGTGCAGAACGGCACGCAGCTCGACAACGGCCAGAAGGTCACCCGCGAGCTGGTCAAGTCGGTTCTGGACGACGTCCGCAAGGAGCTCGACGGCCAGGTCCCGGCCGACCTGCTGGTCCCGGCGGTCGAGGTGTTCGAGGAGGTCGCGCTGGCCGACGAGTTCGTCGACTTCCTGACCCTGCCCGCCTACGAGCGGATCAAGTAG
- a CDS encoding 8-oxoguanine deaminase, with protein sequence MTLILEGAAIVTVDGDGSEYRSGHVVVDGETITSVGEGPATAEGERVDASGCLVTPGLVNTHHHLYQWATRGLAADATLFEWLVHLYPVWGRLDADVTHAAASAGLAHLALTGCTTVADHHYVFPRDSGDQIEALIAAATRIGLRAHLVRGSMDRGESDGGLPPDNLVETTEAALLGTEAAIDAHHDPAPNARIRIAAGPCSPFSVSEELMREAADLARRKGVRLHTHLAETLDEEEQCVAENGCTPAEYADKLGWLGDDVWLAHTVHLEQSAIRRLGTTRTGSAHCPTSNGRLGTGIAPVRELLDAGAPVGLGVDGAASNESGGLGEELHQALLQARQRGGPTALTVREALWMGTMGGARCLGRAGELGSIEPGKLADLAVWDLTGLRYAGIDDPVAALVLGTTPPLRLLLAGGRTVVADGELRTGDEAAIARELTAASRRLR encoded by the coding sequence ATGACCCTGATCCTGGAGGGCGCCGCCATCGTGACGGTCGACGGCGACGGCAGCGAATACCGGAGCGGGCACGTGGTGGTCGACGGCGAGACCATCACCTCGGTCGGCGAGGGGCCCGCGACGGCCGAGGGGGAGCGGGTCGACGCGTCCGGCTGCCTCGTCACGCCCGGACTGGTCAACACCCACCACCACCTCTACCAGTGGGCCACCCGCGGGCTCGCGGCCGACGCCACGCTGTTCGAGTGGCTGGTCCACCTGTACCCGGTCTGGGGGCGGCTCGACGCGGACGTCACGCACGCCGCCGCGTCCGCCGGGCTGGCGCACCTGGCGCTGACCGGCTGCACCACGGTGGCCGACCACCACTACGTTTTCCCGCGCGACAGCGGCGACCAGATCGAGGCCCTGATCGCGGCGGCCACGCGGATCGGTCTCCGCGCGCACCTCGTCCGCGGCTCGATGGACCGCGGCGAGTCCGACGGCGGGCTGCCGCCGGACAACCTGGTCGAAACCACCGAAGCCGCGTTGCTGGGCACCGAAGCGGCCATCGACGCCCACCACGACCCGGCGCCGAACGCGCGCATCCGCATCGCCGCCGGGCCGTGCTCGCCGTTCTCGGTCAGCGAGGAGCTGATGCGGGAGGCCGCGGATCTCGCGCGCCGCAAGGGAGTCCGGCTGCACACGCACCTCGCCGAGACGCTGGACGAGGAAGAGCAGTGCGTCGCGGAGAACGGCTGCACGCCCGCCGAGTACGCGGACAAGCTCGGCTGGCTCGGCGACGACGTGTGGCTCGCGCACACCGTGCACCTGGAGCAGTCCGCGATCCGCCGTCTCGGCACGACCCGCACCGGATCGGCGCACTGCCCGACGTCCAACGGCCGCCTGGGCACGGGTATCGCGCCGGTGCGGGAGCTGCTCGACGCGGGCGCCCCGGTCGGGCTCGGTGTGGACGGCGCGGCGTCCAACGAGTCCGGCGGCCTCGGCGAGGAGCTGCACCAGGCGCTGCTGCAGGCGCGGCAACGCGGCGGCCCGACCGCGCTGACCGTCCGGGAGGCGCTGTGGATGGGCACGATGGGCGGCGCGCGCTGCCTCGGCCGGGCGGGCGAGCTCGGGTCGATCGAGCCGGGCAAGCTCGCCGACCTGGCGGTGTGGGACCTGACCGGCCTGCGGTACGCGGGGATCGACGACCCGGTCGCCGCGCTCGTGCTCGGCACGACGCCACCGCTTCGCCTGCTGCTCGCCGGCGGCCGCACGGTGGTCGCCGACGGCGAGTTGCGCACCGGCGACGAGGCCGCGATCGCTCGCGAACTGACCGCGGCGAGCAGGAGGTTGCGATGA
- the pucD gene encoding xanthine dehydrogenase subunit D — protein sequence MTTVERVTAAEGIGSSPRRPDGIVKVRGEFAYSSDLWHEDMVWGVTLRSPHPSARITAIDITEALKVPGVEAVLTHEDVPGVNRYGLEHPDQPVLAVDVVRYQGEPVALVAADHPETARRAMKRIRVEYELLEPVTDAEEAVRGEAPKVHPNGNVVRHVPVRRGDQSATAEVVVSGVYEVGMQDQAFLGPESGLAVPAEDGGVDLYVATQWLHVDQRQIVAALGLPEDKVRLTLGGVGGAFGGREDLSIQIHACLLALHTGKPVKMVYNREESFYGHVHRHPAKMYYEHGAGRDGKLVYVKARLFLDGGAYASSTGAVVANAATLGVGPYDVDNVTVDCWGAYTNNPPCGAMRGFGAVQAAFAYESQMDKLAAACGLDPVEVRVRNAMSEGSRMPTGQIVDSAAPVAELLQRVAAKPLPVSPSGDRDLRTLPGGVSNTTHGEGVVRGVGYAVGIKNICFSEGFDDYSTARVQLRVVGDEAAATVQTAACEVGQGLVTVLQQIVRTELGVERVTILPVDTSIGNAGSTSASRQTYVTGGAVRAACLAVRTALAKRVGAPDLELVGGKVVSTRDGVLADLVDVLGDEVVDEVVEWRHRPTEVLDPETGAGNAHVQYGFAAHRAVVDVDVELGLVKVVALDCAQDVGRALNPQAVLGQIQGGSAQGLGLAVMEEIQTRDGKIRNPSFTDYLIPTVLDMPPMSIDVLELADPNAPYGLRGVGEPPTISSTPAIVAAIRAATGKDLPRVPVRPEHIIG from the coding sequence ATGACCACGGTCGAGCGGGTCACCGCGGCGGAGGGCATCGGCAGCAGCCCGCGCCGCCCGGACGGGATCGTCAAGGTGCGCGGCGAGTTCGCGTACTCCTCCGACCTGTGGCACGAGGACATGGTGTGGGGCGTGACGCTGCGCAGCCCGCACCCGTCGGCGCGCATCACGGCCATCGACATCACCGAAGCGCTGAAGGTGCCGGGCGTCGAGGCCGTGCTGACGCACGAGGACGTGCCGGGCGTGAACCGGTACGGGCTCGAACACCCCGACCAGCCCGTGCTCGCCGTCGACGTCGTGCGCTACCAGGGCGAACCGGTGGCGCTCGTGGCCGCCGACCACCCCGAGACCGCGCGCCGGGCGATGAAGCGCATCCGCGTCGAGTACGAGCTCCTCGAACCCGTCACCGACGCCGAGGAAGCCGTCCGCGGTGAGGCCCCGAAAGTGCACCCGAACGGCAACGTGGTGCGGCACGTCCCGGTGCGACGGGGCGACCAGTCGGCGACCGCCGAGGTGGTGGTCTCCGGCGTGTACGAGGTGGGCATGCAGGACCAGGCGTTCTTGGGGCCCGAGTCCGGGCTCGCGGTGCCGGCCGAGGACGGCGGCGTCGACCTCTACGTCGCGACCCAGTGGCTGCACGTCGACCAGCGGCAGATCGTGGCCGCGCTCGGCCTGCCCGAGGACAAGGTGCGGCTGACGCTGGGCGGGGTCGGCGGCGCGTTCGGCGGGCGCGAGGACCTGTCCATCCAGATCCACGCGTGCCTGCTCGCGCTGCACACCGGCAAACCGGTGAAGATGGTCTACAACCGGGAGGAGTCCTTCTACGGCCACGTGCACCGGCACCCGGCGAAGATGTACTACGAGCACGGCGCCGGCCGCGACGGCAAGCTCGTCTACGTCAAGGCGCGGCTCTTCCTCGACGGCGGCGCCTACGCCTCGTCCACGGGCGCGGTCGTCGCGAACGCCGCGACGCTCGGCGTCGGGCCGTACGACGTGGACAACGTGACGGTCGACTGCTGGGGCGCGTACACGAACAACCCGCCGTGCGGTGCGATGCGCGGGTTCGGCGCGGTGCAGGCCGCGTTCGCGTACGAGTCGCAAATGGACAAGCTCGCGGCGGCGTGCGGCCTGGACCCGGTCGAGGTGCGCGTCCGCAACGCGATGAGCGAGGGCTCGCGGATGCCGACCGGGCAGATCGTGGACTCGGCCGCGCCGGTCGCGGAGTTGCTGCAGCGGGTGGCCGCGAAACCGCTGCCGGTCTCGCCGTCGGGTGACCGAGACCTGCGGACGCTCCCCGGCGGCGTCTCGAACACCACGCACGGCGAGGGAGTCGTGCGTGGCGTCGGCTACGCGGTGGGCATCAAGAACATCTGCTTCTCGGAGGGCTTCGACGACTACTCGACGGCGCGGGTGCAGTTGCGCGTGGTCGGCGACGAGGCGGCGGCGACGGTGCAGACCGCGGCGTGCGAGGTCGGGCAGGGCCTGGTGACGGTGCTGCAGCAGATCGTGCGGACCGAGCTGGGCGTGGAGCGCGTGACGATCCTGCCGGTGGACACCTCGATCGGCAACGCGGGTTCCACGTCGGCGTCCCGGCAGACCTACGTGACCGGGGGAGCGGTGCGGGCCGCGTGCCTGGCGGTGCGCACGGCGTTGGCCAAGCGCGTCGGCGCGCCCGACCTGGAGCTGGTCGGCGGCAAGGTCGTGTCCACCCGGGACGGTGTGCTCGCGGACCTGGTCGACGTGCTGGGCGACGAGGTGGTCGACGAGGTGGTGGAGTGGCGGCACCGGCCCACCGAGGTGCTCGATCCCGAGACCGGCGCCGGCAACGCCCACGTGCAGTACGGTTTCGCGGCCCACCGGGCGGTCGTGGACGTGGATGTCGAGCTGGGCCTGGTGAAGGTGGTGGCGCTGGACTGCGCCCAGGACGTCGGCCGCGCGCTCAACCCGCAGGCGGTGCTGGGCCAGATCCAGGGCGGTTCGGCGCAGGGGCTCGGGCTCGCGGTGATGGAGGAGATCCAGACCCGCGACGGCAAGATCCGCAACCCGTCGTTCACCGACTACCTGATCCCGACGGTGCTCGACATGCCCCCGATGTCGATCGACGTGCTGGAGCTGGCCGACCCCAACGCCCCCTACGGCCTGCGCGGGGTCGGCGAGCCGCCGACGATCTCGTCGACACCGGCGATCGTGGCCGCGATCCGCGCCGCGACGGGCAAGGACCTGCCGCGGGTCCCGGTACGGCCCGAGCACATCATCGGCTGA
- a CDS encoding FAD binding domain-containing protein, whose amino-acid sequence MEFLRPSTLAEALAAKAERPDAVPLAGGTDVMVELNFDHRRPDALLDLTRVAELGEWTTDGDDVRLGAGVSYTRLITELGERLPGLAMASRTVGSPQIRNRGTVGGNLGAASPAGDTHPVLLATGARVEAASVRGTRIIDADEFYVGVKKHSLEPDELIVAVHLPVATGPQQFAKVGTRNAMVIAVCSFAVALDPRGRRAGAAIGSAAPTPRRATEAEEFLAGELPWDAPAPLRDSVKRHFGELVAAAAAPIDDVRGTAEYRRHALAVLARRALGWAWQDYLGSERTCA is encoded by the coding sequence ATGGAATTCCTGCGACCGTCGACGCTCGCCGAAGCGCTCGCCGCGAAGGCGGAGCGCCCGGACGCGGTGCCACTGGCCGGCGGCACGGATGTCATGGTCGAGCTCAACTTCGATCACCGCCGTCCGGACGCCCTGCTGGACCTGACCCGCGTCGCGGAGCTGGGCGAGTGGACCACCGACGGCGACGACGTCCGGCTCGGCGCAGGGGTGTCGTACACGCGGCTCATCACCGAGCTGGGTGAACGGCTGCCCGGGCTCGCGATGGCCTCGCGGACCGTCGGTTCGCCGCAGATCCGCAACCGCGGCACGGTCGGCGGGAACCTCGGCGCGGCCTCGCCGGCGGGGGACACCCACCCCGTGCTGCTGGCCACCGGTGCACGCGTCGAGGCCGCGTCGGTGCGCGGCACCCGGATCATCGACGCCGACGAGTTCTACGTCGGCGTCAAGAAGCACAGCCTGGAGCCCGACGAGCTGATCGTCGCGGTGCACCTTCCGGTCGCCACCGGGCCGCAGCAGTTCGCCAAGGTCGGCACGCGCAACGCGATGGTCATCGCGGTGTGCTCGTTCGCCGTCGCGCTCGATCCGCGGGGGCGCCGGGCCGGCGCGGCGATCGGCTCGGCGGCACCCACGCCCCGCCGCGCCACCGAGGCCGAGGAGTTCCTGGCCGGCGAGCTGCCGTGGGACGCCCCGGCACCGCTGCGCGACTCGGTGAAACGACACTTCGGCGAGCTGGTCGCGGCGGCGGCCGCACCGATCGACGACGTGCGCGGCACCGCGGAGTACCGCAGGCACGCGCTGGCGGTGCTCGCGCGGCGGGCCCTCGGCTGGGCCTGGCAGGACTACCTGGGAAGTGAGCGGACATGCGCGTGA
- a CDS encoding (2Fe-2S)-binding protein, which yields MRVNVTVNGERREADDVWEGESLLYLLRERLGLPGSKNACEQGECGSCTVYLDGTPVCSCLVAAGQAEGREVVTVEGLAEGDRLDPVQQSFVDAGAVQCGFCTPGLVIAAHDLLARVPRPGDEEIREALAGNLCRCTGYEKILDAVRAVAR from the coding sequence ATGCGCGTGAACGTGACGGTCAACGGCGAGCGCCGCGAGGCCGACGACGTGTGGGAGGGCGAGAGCCTGCTCTACCTGCTGCGCGAACGCCTCGGCCTGCCCGGCTCGAAGAACGCCTGTGAGCAGGGCGAATGCGGCTCCTGCACGGTCTACCTGGACGGCACCCCGGTGTGCTCGTGCCTGGTGGCGGCCGGGCAGGCGGAGGGGCGCGAGGTGGTCACGGTCGAGGGCCTGGCCGAGGGCGACCGGCTCGACCCGGTGCAGCAGTCCTTTGTGGACGCCGGGGCGGTGCAGTGCGGGTTCTGCACACCCGGTCTGGTGATCGCCGCGCACGACCTGCTCGCCAGGGTGCCGCGTCCCGGTGACGAGGAGATCCGCGAGGCGCTGGCCGGGAACCTGTGCCGGTGCACGGGTTACGAGAAGATCCTCGACGCGGTGCGGGCGGTGGCCCGATGA
- a CDS encoding IclR family transcriptional regulator, with protein MTEAKVGRDGGVQSLRRAFELLERLADTGGEASLSELAATSGLPMPTIHRLIRTLVQLGYVRQNTNRRYALGARLIRLGEHASMQFGTWARPLLAELVEATGETANLAVLERDEVVYVSQVPSKHSMRMFTEVGRRVLPHGTGVGKAILSQLPAEDVRALLARTGMPAYTDHTFTDADALLAHLAQVAAQGYAVDESEQELGVRCVAVPLTGTPAPAAVSVSGPSGRLTLEAVSRIAPLVQATAATLSTHLAESA; from the coding sequence GTGACCGAGGCGAAGGTGGGACGCGACGGCGGGGTCCAGTCACTGCGGCGCGCGTTCGAGCTGCTCGAGCGGCTCGCCGACACCGGTGGCGAGGCGAGCCTGTCCGAGCTGGCGGCCACGTCGGGCCTGCCGATGCCGACGATCCACCGGCTGATCCGCACGCTCGTGCAACTCGGTTACGTGCGGCAGAACACCAACCGGCGGTACGCGCTGGGGGCGCGGCTCATCCGGCTGGGTGAGCACGCGAGCATGCAGTTCGGCACCTGGGCGCGGCCACTGCTGGCGGAACTGGTGGAGGCGACCGGCGAGACGGCCAACCTGGCGGTCCTGGAGCGGGACGAAGTGGTGTACGTGTCGCAGGTGCCGTCGAAGCACTCGATGCGGATGTTCACCGAGGTCGGGCGCCGGGTGCTGCCGCATGGGACCGGCGTCGGGAAGGCGATCCTGTCCCAGCTGCCGGCGGAGGACGTGCGCGCGCTGCTGGCCCGCACGGGGATGCCCGCGTACACCGACCACACCTTCACCGACGCCGACGCGCTGCTGGCGCACCTGGCCCAGGTCGCGGCCCAGGGCTACGCCGTGGACGAGAGCGAGCAGGAACTGGGGGTGCGCTGCGTGGCGGTCCCGCTGACCGGGACACCGGCTCCGGCGGCCGTTTCGGTGTCGGGACCTTCCGGCCGGCTGACCCTCGAGGCGGTCTCGCGGATCGCCCCCCTGGTGCAGGCGACAGCGGCGACGTTGTCCACCCACCTGGCGGAGAGCGCCTGA
- a CDS encoding DUF6986 family protein, protein MAGRLAGDVYAGIDARLSEVDARVEARYPGEPAGRQPVHTVYVPAHRYTPGLVARWGEQARAVFDANGRALGLDPAVAERVRRKLVSEPIEDLRIDFEDGYGRPGDDVEDEAALAAGRLLAENPVTPFCGIRFKSFERATRRRGIRTLDAFLSGLLEHGDLPPGFVVTLPKVTAVEQVGAAAEVLGHLERAYGLPPGGLRFEVQIETAQSIVDSEGRVAVARIVQAAEGRCSGLHYGTYDYSAGLGIAAEYQSTEHPAADFAKAFMQVSAAGTGVRLSDGSTNRLPVGDALLPAWREHLRLVRRSLERGFYQGWDLHPHQLPTRFAATYGFFRAGLPAAAARLRDYASQVDSGVLDEPATARALSGFLLRGLDCGAVDAGEVEELTGLDRARLEAYATFWG, encoded by the coding sequence GTGGCGGGCCGGCTCGCCGGGGACGTCTACGCGGGCATCGACGCCCGGCTGTCCGAAGTGGACGCACGCGTCGAGGCGCGCTACCCCGGTGAGCCGGCCGGGCGGCAGCCGGTGCACACGGTCTACGTGCCGGCGCACCGGTACACGCCCGGCTTGGTCGCCCGCTGGGGCGAGCAGGCGCGGGCGGTGTTCGACGCGAACGGCCGGGCGCTCGGGCTCGACCCGGCGGTGGCCGAGCGGGTGCGGCGCAAGCTGGTCAGCGAGCCGATCGAGGACCTGCGCATCGACTTCGAGGACGGCTACGGCCGCCCCGGCGACGACGTCGAGGACGAGGCGGCACTCGCCGCCGGCCGGCTGCTGGCGGAGAACCCGGTGACCCCGTTCTGCGGGATCCGGTTCAAAAGCTTCGAGCGCGCGACGCGGCGGCGAGGAATCCGGACGCTGGACGCGTTCCTGTCCGGTCTGCTGGAGCACGGTGACCTGCCGCCCGGGTTCGTGGTGACCCTGCCGAAGGTGACGGCGGTCGAGCAGGTCGGCGCGGCCGCCGAGGTGCTCGGCCACCTGGAGCGGGCCTACGGCCTGCCGCCCGGTGGGCTGCGGTTCGAGGTGCAGATCGAGACCGCCCAGTCCATCGTGGACAGCGAGGGCCGGGTCGCGGTGGCGCGGATCGTGCAGGCCGCCGAGGGACGCTGCAGCGGGCTGCACTACGGGACCTACGACTACAGCGCCGGGCTGGGCATCGCCGCGGAGTACCAGAGCACGGAGCACCCGGCGGCCGACTTCGCGAAGGCGTTCATGCAGGTCAGCGCCGCGGGCACGGGGGTGAGGCTGTCCGACGGCTCGACCAACCGGCTCCCGGTGGGCGACGCGCTGCTCCCCGCGTGGCGCGAGCACCTGCGTCTGGTGCGGCGGTCGCTGGAGCGCGGCTTCTACCAGGGCTGGGACCTGCACCCGCACCAGCTGCCGACCCGCTTCGCGGCGACCTACGGGTTCTTCCGGGCGGGCCTGCCCGCGGCGGCGGCGCGTCTGCGCGACTACGCGTCGCAAGTGGACAGCGGCGTGCTGGACGAGCCGGCCACGGCGCGGGCGCTGTCCGGGTTCCTGCTGCGCGGACTCGATTGCGGTGCCGTCGACGCCGGCGAGGTCGAGGAGCTGACGGGCCTGGACCGCGCGCGGCTGGAGGCCTACGCGACCTTCTGGGGCTGA
- a CDS encoding alpha/beta fold hydrolase — protein MERIETSSGTARWSRTGSGSPVVLMHGTPFSSFVWRDVAAALAGRHEVFAWDMPGYGRSEMRAGQDVSLAAQALVFTELLEHWSLESPSIVAHDFGGAVSLRAHLLHGARYRRLALVDVVAIAPWGTPFFRLVRENAAVFEQLPAHLHAALVREHVSTASGPGLRPQVLERLVSPWLGETGQAAFYRQIAQADERHTDEISPLLGSLDLPVQVCWGEADSWIPAAQGAELAARIPGATLRLLPGAGHLVQEDAPAPLTATLLDFLGQPQKVA, from the coding sequence GTGGAGCGGATCGAGACGTCGAGCGGAACCGCGCGCTGGTCGCGAACCGGCTCCGGGTCGCCGGTGGTGCTGATGCACGGCACGCCGTTTTCGTCCTTCGTGTGGCGGGACGTCGCGGCGGCGCTGGCCGGACGGCACGAGGTGTTCGCGTGGGACATGCCGGGTTACGGGCGGTCCGAGATGCGGGCGGGCCAGGACGTGTCCCTGGCCGCGCAGGCGCTGGTGTTCACGGAGTTGCTGGAGCACTGGAGCCTGGAGTCGCCGTCGATCGTCGCGCACGACTTCGGCGGCGCGGTCTCGCTGCGGGCGCACCTGCTGCACGGCGCGCGGTACCGGCGGCTCGCGCTGGTGGACGTCGTGGCGATCGCACCGTGGGGCACGCCGTTCTTCCGGCTGGTGCGCGAAAACGCCGCGGTGTTCGAGCAGCTGCCTGCGCACCTGCACGCCGCGCTGGTGCGGGAGCACGTGAGCACGGCGTCCGGACCCGGTCTGCGTCCCCAGGTGCTGGAGCGACTGGTGTCACCGTGGCTCGGGGAGACCGGGCAGGCGGCGTTCTACCGGCAGATCGCCCAGGCGGACGAGCGTCACACCGACGAGATCTCGCCGCTGCTGGGCAGTCTGGACCTGCCGGTGCAGGTGTGCTGGGGCGAAGCGGACTCGTGGATCCCCGCCGCGCAGGGCGCGGAATTGGCCGCCCGGATCCCCGGCGCCACCCTGCGGCTGCTGCCCGGCGCGGGACACCTGGTGCAGGAGGACGCGCCCGCCCCGCTCACCGCCACCCTGCTCGACTTCCTCGGTCAGCCCCAGAAGGTCGCGTAG